DNA from Gopherus flavomarginatus isolate rGopFla2 chromosome 21, rGopFla2.mat.asm, whole genome shotgun sequence:
gcACAGGAGCCACCACTATGGGGTGAGTGCCAGGCAGGACCCGACCCCCTGTGGGTGCAGGATCTGACAAAAGCCACCCCAgggcctccctcctcccccaaactatTTACTTGGTTCAGATAGGCTATAACCATTTACAAATGGGTCATGAGctcaaaaaagttgagaacccctaAGTTAGGGGGTTTAGGCACACGGCACCCAACAAATTTGACGGGCGTTGCGTAGTTAAATGCACTAGTTGGCTCTGTGAATTTCGAGTGCAGCGATGAACAGACTTCCTCCATCCCAGTTAGTCAGGACAGTTAGTGCCGTTCAGTAGGCACTGACAGACGTACGCCATGCCAGAGCCACAGTTACGCTGCATTCCAGAGTTGTGAGCAGATACACCATTTAAAAAGGGTGTAAAATAGACCAGTCCTGCTTGATTTCTGTCATCCGAGATAAGCATGTACAAACCACTCCCGTTGTTTCTCTTCTCCAGTGGCCAGTGCTGCGTATGTCTAGTTTCACTACCTCAGTGGTAAACGGCATCTTGAAATAGAGGTGATTCCGCAAATAATTAAAATGGGGGAAAGTGCTTACCTCAGTAATCTGTCAGTCATTCAACTTCTTCTTTGCGTTAATCCAGTGTGCTCTGAGTCCTCTCCCTCCAAAGTGCTCTGTTCAGTGGCATATCCTCTATCACGCCATGTGCTAGCCTGTTCCCTTACGGCATCCCACCAGTTTTCCTTGTCGGTCCTGTCTTTTTTCCTTCGGTcttgatctgttggactctcgtaGCCACGTGTTATTAGGAATGCACTTTACCTGACCAAGCCATCTGAGCCTGCATTCCCTCATCTTTTCATTGCTGAGTGTTACTTTGAGCACATCTCTACCATGCACATTCCTCCCGTGGTCTTTCTTGTTTATCCATCTTAACTTCTTGTGGAACAGATTGTTCGCTCACGTTTCTTCTGTTGCGTAACGCTGAGTGCCAGACATTTAAAACTGGATGGGCCACACCGTTTTTTAGGCTTTCCCTTTAATCTTCCTGTCACATACGACACCACTTATCTCTCTCCATTTGAGCTGGGGGTTATTATCCTACCTCTGTTTTCCCATTTTCCCAGAAGCTGGAACCCAGATACTTGAAACTTTGCATTTTTGATATTGTCTGCCCATCTGGTTCCAAGGATAATTCTTCAGTGTTGAAATCACACACCATATATTCTGTTTTTCCTCTGTTAATTTTGAGCCCCTGTCTCTCCAACACATCTCTGTATTACTCAATATCCTCTTCTGTGCAGTGACGAGAGAGATCGTTTAGAATATCATTTGCAAACAAAGTGAACCAAGGTGCCTCTTTCTGTGTTCTTTCTGCAGGTATCCAGGATAAGTATAGACAGCAGCAGCATTCAACATTTATCGCTAAAACAAACAGACATCATAATTGGCAGCTGCCATTATTGCAAACTGCCAGCCTCTAACAAACTCCTCTGTGGTATTCGGTCCCATATCACCCACAGACTGCAGTTTGTGACCAGGAAGCCCAACAACAAAACGCAAGTTTTGCCGTGCTTTGCATACTTACAATGCTTTCAACTAGTGAATTAAGCCTCCTAATACCCCTGTGACGTGGTggaggtgtttaaaaaaaaaaaaaaaatacaatgacaAAGCATTTAAAAGTGCATGAAATTGCTTGGAGCCCAAGATAGGCACTTATTGTAAATCTAAATAATACAGTGTCATAACTACAGTGCTCTGTGGTGGTAGATCATTGGcaaagaaggctaaaggcataaAGGAAGATGGATCGAACAAACGAGATCTAATATGCATAGAGTGGAGTGTGTCCATCGGAACTCAGTTTGTAGAGAGTGCACTTTATCAGTCAGAGGCTCTCATTCCTGATGCTAAATGCCTCAGCTGTCATTGAAATCGGTGGGTGCTTGATAGGTTGCAGGATTTAACCCTTTGTTCCTTATGTGTAAAATTGGATAATCTGTAGGTATCCAGCAGGGTGCCTTGAAGCTAAACTCAcagatgtttgcaaagcactttgagatccccgGATAGAGATGCTGTATTACAGCCCGTTATGCTTATAGGGAAAATTAAGTCATGAAAGATCAACTGGCTCCTGAAGTCATTTAAGTCGCTCAGTATTTTCAAGCCTCATTTTATGGTATGGTCAAAGCCATCTAAGTAGGATGCAGGTAATTGCAACAGTGACTTTAATTGGCTCGCTGAGGTCCCCCATTCTTTATTTAGCTCTGTCTGCTTTGTCATGGTTCTGTAATTGCTGGGACTGCTTTGTTGGGTGGATTTTGGTCTAATTAACCTCTCAATAGAAATCAGCAATGTTAATATGACTCTGAAAGGTCACAGATCTCCTGCTGTCCTTTCCCTCTTCCTGTCTCATGTTGGCAACCAAGAATATCCTGTAGCATGACAGAACAGTGAGGTGAACGTAAGATGTCAGTGGTCAACTAAAAACTATTTTGGATTTTTGTAATAGCAGTTACATAAAATATAACCACAAATCAGCTGAATGAGGTGAGTTGCAGGAACTACGTAGGACAACCCTAATTTTGGATAAACTCTGGGGCAAAACTGAATCCACAAACCTGTCCCTATTTAAGTGGGTTTCCTTTGTGGACAGTGACTTGTTAGAGATGATTTTAGTGCCCTTGCTGCTGACTTCATGTTATTTGTAAGACTTGTCTGTATTCCACTTTCTCTACAGTGGCTTACCGTAACCTGGGCCAGAACTTGTGGGGGCCTCACAGGTATGGGTGTCTCTCAGGGATCCAGGTACGGAGTGTGGTTTCGGGACCATGTGCAGCTCATAGTCTGCTCATCACCACAGAGGggaggctctggagctggggtgagtagTAGGCATAAACAGTGTGTATCAGTAGCCCTTAGATCATGAATCAAGTAGAGATAATGCTGGCATAAAGGAAGTCAGtggtctctgcccagctctgaattACAGCAGACTCCTAAGATTATCAGCTGTCAGTATCAGAGGTGCTGAAAACTTGGTTCCTGAAACAGCCTGGGTTTTGGCAGTTGAAACAGTTCAGTGGGGTGGATTAGATCTTTGACAGCTAGTGGGTGACTTGCCCCTTGCTGTATCTTGTGAATCTCAAGGAGACTAGTTCAGATGCTCTATGCACTAGAATGGTGGTTCTCCACCTTTTCCATTTCACGGCTCCCACACTACAACTGTTAAAGCTTGAAGGCAGCCATAAGGAAAGGGATCATGATCATGACCCCTTGAGACCTGTTGCTATCCCCAGGTTAGGAACTGGTACACTAGGCAAGCTCTGCTTGCGAAGGACGGAGGAGCAGATCAAGTTCAAAGGGTGGTTTCTCCTAGTGTGAGGTCTGGTCACAACTGAGAAGGGGTACAGTGCAATGAGCAGGAAAAGGGATCTGAATCTCTGTAATAtgttcttcctttttaaaattaaaggtgtTCACCGgcttatgtgtgtttgtgtgcatgcttCTCTCTAGGTCGTAACGAGAAAGGGCAGCTGGGACATGGAGATACCAAGCGCGTGGAGGCTCCCAAACTCATTGAAGTTCTCAGCAACGAGGTGATCGCATCAGCAGCTTGTGGGCGGAACCACACGCTCGCTCTGACAGGTACGGGAggctgctgggaaggagggattGGGCTTGGGCTGTTGTTCTCCCTATAGGACGCTGCAGAATACTGGGGCATACAGGCAATTGGTGCATCAAATACTGATCCTCAGGAAATGCACAATGCACctgggaatgagagagagaaccTCGGACTAGGTAGCAATGGAGAACGGAGTCTTTCGGTGCtatcctgaccccattgaaggTAATGCATGTTTTTGTTTCAATGGGGTTGGGATTTCACCCTCACTCTTTTGCTCCTGAGGCTAACAGAAGCTGATAGGGTCTTGGAAGCAGCACATTCAGCCCCTGGTGGGTAGCGAATGGCTTGTGAAACTATGCAAAGGGAGTCCTTGACTGAGAGCTGTGTTGCAGGGCCTTGTAGTCAAAGAGATCCTGAAGAATATGAAGGCTAGTGAAGATGGTCTCAGTCTTACTCCACTTCTGAAACTTCCATCACTGGGCACGAAGGGAAGAAGCTACTTTAGCTTTGTCGGCGTGGCGCTGCAGTCTGGACTACGGACGTGTGAATTGTAGAGGGGTCTAAGTGCCCGTTGCAGACCCTGCTGGCACAAACTAAAAGATAACTAGTGCGCATTAATGTTTCAAATGGGACTACATTAGTGCCTTTTAGTCCATGCCAGCAGTGTCTACATGGGGCAGTTAGAGTGAACCATATGAGAGTGCTCTACCTTTCATACCACTGTATAATGCAAACAAGCTCTTTATCTTGCTATTTAGAACATAAGACATGGCCACCTATGCATAGTCCTCTCCAGGAGATGACTGTCTTGATAGCAGTGCTATAAAATGGTGATTATGCCACCTTGTTGCTAATTTCTCTTACTGTAATACATTCCTTCTCTgggctggtctgcactacaaagttatgtctgcttaactacattgctcaaggcTGAGAGAAATTTCACACCCTGTGTGATGTAATGAAGCCAACTTTAGCCCCGATGTAGATGCTGCTGGGTCAGCAGAGTTCTTCCGtcagcctagctactgcctcagagaggtggatttgcTACAGTGACCGAAGAGCCCCTTCCGTCGCTGTCATCAGTGTGTGTGCTGCTGTACCCTTTCtagtggagacataccctgagattctGGATGGCTTCAAGCTTGTCTGTGTGGGGGCCTGGCCTTCACTTAAAAGTTAGGCTGACATaggtcagggctgtgaaaaatccatacccgtGTCCAGAATTTGGTGACCCGACCCCCACAGTAGATGAAGCTGTGTTGATGGAAGAATGTTTCTGTAGATGTGTTCGAGGAGGTTGTGTTCCTACACTGATGggggggaaagccccttgtgCCAGTATAGGCTGTGTCGTGTCTACATTATAGGATTAGGGCAGCACTGTGCTACAGAAGCACCCTGGaaagttaatccaaattaactaaagctgtgaatttaaagtggatttgtTAAACCGCATTAAActgctgtgtggatgctcttattcaaaattaaagtggccttagaAGGGAATTAAGATAAACCACATTAAGGTCATGTTAATTCcaaataagtgtgtccacatgggTTTAATACAATTTAACTAATCCACATTAAAATTCACACCTTTAATGAATTTAAATAACTTTCTTGAGTGTCCCTCTGTAGACAACTCTAATGTTTAAGTTATAGCACCTGGGGCAATATGCTTTAATTTAGCATGGTGCATTGGCATGATCATCTCAATTCTGTATTAATGGTTTTCCAGCAACTCTGCATTAACATGGAGATTTAAACTTCTCCCTTCACtgccacccctcctccttccccctgcatTTGTTTCCCTCTTGTTCCAGAGAGTGGCTCTGTATTTGCATTTGGAGAGAACAAGATGGGACAGCTTGGTCTTGGCAATCAGACGGATGCAGTTCCAAGTCCCACTCAGGTACTTCTAATGCTCTTCTTTGGGTTTCCTCTGTCCGTCAACGGGTTCCTTAATTTCTCACGTCCTGGCTACTGCACTGGTGACCATTTTGGGGCCATATCGATCCTTAAAACCAAATTGCTTGGACTTGGTTCCAATAAGAGGAGTGAAGGTTGGGGGGAGACATGGAATCTTCATCCAGAACAAAAATTTCTGCCGTATATTTTCTTCTGTTTATTATTGACTGACTTGGAAAATAAATAGCATCACATCATGTATTTTGTCTATTTGTTGGACAAGTGGAAAAGCCCTATCCAAATTGAAGATTATACAATATTACCTGAGTCTGTTTGTCTGACGTCAGACTGATAACTGACTAACATGGTTTACCTGGCCAGTGTGGATGGTCCAACCCCTTTTAAAGCCATGCTCTAGATTAGCTCTCTATATAGTCTAGAACAtaaattataaagccagaagaggCCGGTGTGATCAtctagatcggggtgggcaaacgttttggcccgagggccacatctgggaatagaaattgtatggtgggccatgaatagtcacaaaattggggttgaggtgtgggagggggtgagggctctggctgagggtacgggctctggggtggagccagaaataaggcgttcggagtgtgggagggggctccaggctggggttggggtgggaaagggtgcaggctccagctgtgggtacaggctctggagtgggcctggggatgagggtgcaggagggtgctccgggctgggattgaggggtttggaggctgggagggggatcagggctggggcaggggttgggatgcggAGAGAGGCTTGAGGTGCAGGCGCTGAGTgctgcttacctcaagtggctcccggaagcaggggcatgtcccttctccagctcctacgtggaagcgcagccagacagctctgcacactgccccgtgCGCAAGcagcacccctgcagctcccagtggagcGGGGCCATTGgtgtgcataggagccagagcaggggccatagtttgccccaCTCCTGATTAGATCCTCCGGTAACTTTTAAGCGTGGTTTTAAAGTGTTGTTTTCCCCTCAATGGCCAGGCAATCCAGTGTTCAAACAGCTCAGCTACTAGATTGGTCCCTGGTGTGGCTGGGGACTGAAAGCATCCCAAGTGAGTTTTTGGACCACCATAAGCTGAATTTTTGGTAGACAGACTCTCAGATTTTCATATCACAAAGTCAAAACAATGGTCAGACTTGTCACCTGTGGAGGAGATTACCTGTTTCTTAGCCATTCCCATTCTTGtcttgggaaacaaaatggatcAGGGAGGAGAGTTTTCACACCTCGGACTGGAGATTAAAGAGAGCCTGCTGCTGCCTTATAATCACTGGGATCCATTCTCTTATGGATCTCGGCTGAAGACGCAAGAGCCAAAGGGTGGCAAAATATTGCCCCAGTGCATGAAGTAAGTGAAGAGAACGTCTAGCTGAGAGCAGAGTGGAAGTTTAGCCGAGGAGCTGTCCTAAGAAGTGCTTACTGCACCGGCGGTGCAGTTTCCAGCTCGAGTAGATATAACCTCCTCTAACTGTGATGGAGCTGGTGTGCTAAAATACAAGTGTAGCCCCCGTGGTGCAAGCAGTGGGAGGGGCTAACCTAGCCACCTGAGACTATACCTAGTGGCTCAGATGGGATTGTACTCGAGGCGGCTAGCCTCTCCCACTAGCTGGCTGCACGTCTGGTTTTAGCATGCCGGCTTGATCAGCGCTAGCGAGGGATGTCTCCTCAAGCCAGAACTTACActccccagctccagtgtagacacaccctcagtTCCTATTTTCTCCTTCTCCCTTCATATTTTTGTGGGTTATTTAGTGAATTGACCATTTCCCAAACCCCTTTTTCCTCTTCCCCAATATTGGGGCAGTTATTTAAATGACAGGCCAGATTTCTTCAGTTAGGTTTGCACGATTTTGCATGTAAATTAGTACACACTACACATAGTCACTTGGCATATGCAAATGTACTGCTTAACTGTACATGCAAATACCTGATTTGCCTAGGTAATTTGGGCCTGGTATTCGCACACGTGTTGGAAAACAACTGTGCACTCCTTGAGAGCCTGGCCATATATTTGTTCTGAGAGTCTGGCAGTGCTCACTTGCAGCCTAGAAGGGGCACTTGGGTCACTCCGTTTCATCTATTTCCAAATGTTACTGTTGTCTCCTTCCTTTGTAGATAATGTACAATGGCCAACCTATTACCAAAATGGCCTGTGGGGCTGAATTCAGCATGATAATGGACTGCAAAGGAAACCTCTATTCCTTTGGGTGCCCTGAATATGGACAGCTGGGTAtggtgatttatttttaaaggactaTCTAGTTTTAATGACAGCAGACTTCAAATCCAGCCTGAGACAGCCACCAAGTTTTTTGTAGACTGGCATGTTGGTATAATCTAAAcaatgcggggggtggggggggaaggcggGGAGACATCTTATCTTAGTCCCCTTCCAGAGGGGATAGTGGCCTTGTGTTTAAAGCCTATGATCTGGCCTCTCTTCTCTCTGCTCTGTTTGTATGACATTGGTCAACATGCCTTgcctttctatgcctcagtttccccaggtatTGAGTGAGTGCTTCTAGACTGCCTCACCTGTGGGTGGTGAGGTTTAATTTGCCAATATTCGTAAAGTGTTTTTGAGATCTTCTGattgaaagggagagagaagtgtGAGGCAGCAGTGTTGCAATCAAACAAAAGCCGTTGCCCCTGGAGTGGCCATAAACACACACCCCATTTGGAATGCTAGACTGTGTAGCCTGTCAGTGCTGCAGAAATGACAATCTGCGACTGTGCATCCAGGCAGCGTGTTCAATTATGCATGAGCTGTACTTTATCTGGTTAATGTCTAGTAGCTGGGATCTACAGAGAGGGAGTGTGCATGCTTTCCTGCAGGAGAGGCTTTGATGCAGCCACGGGCTGCCTCTTTTCGGAGGGTGGTGAGGATTTCCTGAGCAGGCTCGAAGGGTCTCTGAGAATATGTCTGCCCTGCAAGAAAAGACCCATGCCTGGCCCAGGTTAGCTGACTCCGGCTTCCGgggttataaaattgcagtggAGACACTCAGGCTGGATCCCAGGCTCTGGGGCCCTGTgcagggtggggggaagtctcagagcccaggctccagcctgagcccgaatgtctaTGCTAGTGTTtagccccacgagcccaagtcagttgacctgggctctggaaCTTGGTGCcgtgggttttttattgcagaatAGACATACTGTGACGTGCCAGAGGTGCATTTTcctgacaaaatggggaatgaTGTTAAGTTGCCTTTAGGGGAAATCAGGTGGAAATCCTTTATAAATGGGAAAAGCTCCAAGAGTAGCTGCAAGGAATTCCTCCTCTTTTGGCCCTAATGAGAGGGGAAGCTCTTTGGGGAGGATCTGTCTCTTTGTTCCATTATTTGTACTGTGACTACCCCAGTGGTGGCCCGGGCCATGCCAGTgctcctagatgctactgcaGTATGCATAATAATGGCTCTGTGTAGTTAGAAGTCTTCCACACTGCCCTCTTCAGGAGGAGTATAAGGTTAGCACAGAAACCGGTACCCTGAGAAGTGTAGTAATTTAGAGTGGTGCTCCTATCCCATGGGTCATGGGATGTCTATTCAAGAGGATTCCTGCTGAATTACCGGGTGGCGTGGGTCAGGGTAACCAGCCACGCAGAGTTCCTTTTTCACATCTCTCTCTGCCCTGCAACAGGGCACAATTCTGATGGGAAGTTCATCGCCCGTGCTCAGAGGATAGAGTATGACTGTGAGCTGGTGCCCCGACGCGTTGCCATCTTCATCGAAAAGACAAAAGATgggcagatccttcctgtccctaACGTGGTCGTGCGAGATGTGGCCTGCGGTGCTAACCACACGGTAAGGCGGGGATTTCACCTGGCAGTCTGAAGCACTGCCAGCAGTAGTGCTCCGCAGAGAAACCAATTCCCTGTCTAGCGTTCCTCAGTGGCAGTCATTGGGATTCTGCTGGGGATCTGACAGAAATTGATTTGATGAGTTCCCCTCAATTTGCTGTACGTTCCACGTGCAGTTAATTGACTCCTGGTGACTGGCAGTCACATCGTCTCTTTAAAATGGCTTTGATTCGTGCTGGATTCTCTGTAATACTGACAGAGCTGCATTGAACAGAGCTGCTCCTGTGCCGCAAATTTTCAGATTTCCAGGAGTTTTGGATTCGGATCTTGGTTTGTCCCATCTCTAACCAGAAGTTACACTAGACCTAGTTGAAAAGCTTCCCTCATGTTTATCCTCTGAGGCATTAAAGCCTTCAGTGCTCTCTCTTCGCTTCTTTCCATCAGCTATAACTAAGGATATACCGACGCCTGGGCCAGGGGTCTGATTCCCGGCTCAGGAGACTTACTCGTGCTAGCTGTGATTGAGCTGGTGCGTTAAAAAtagtgtagctgcagcagtgtGGGCGGCGGGACAGCTGGCTACCCTGAGTATGTACCTGTGGTTTCAGATCAGCACGTACTCAGGGCTGCTAGTGAATTCTTCTGCTtgtcctgctgcagccctctTTGCTAGCTAGGAATCTCCCCaccagctccaagtaccctaaAAGTATGTTGATTCCAGCCTTAAGGCTGCAATCCCGTGACTGTGGACCATTTGCAAAACTTTAACCCATGGCACAAAGGTTTGATCACACCTTTGTCTCGGTGCATGTTGAAACTTCTCTAGGGACAGTTGGAGTCAGTCACCTTTTCTTAGAATAGGTAATTCACACAGTGGAAGGATAGGAAATGTGCTGTCCACTGGCACAAATCTATAATACAGGCAGTTGTTTGCACAAACCCTCTGTTTCTCCCTGCCCTGCTTAGGTTTTGAGTCCAATCTTGGTGTAATCAGATTATGACTTTAGTTTGTGTGGGAGGTGTCCTAATCCAATTTGAGTAGTTTGATTCCTAACATTTAGGGGTTTGAAATGCGTAAtaatagattaaaaataaaccCCTCCAAACCTGAAAATCCACTGTGTGATAGCTtgctgagagacagacagacttgTTAAGCAAATAACGGAGGGAAAGATACATGTGTACCCACAGGATGCCTGAAGTCTAAATGTCTTTTCCAGTTATTGTTACTGAGATGTTTTATCTGACTGAAGCTGCCATGTGACTTAACTCCTCTAGTACCAGAGGCCACATCATGGGTGGCAGCTAAATTCTAATTGTTGTGTAAATGCACCAGGCAGAGTCCTGGTATTTTATTGCCCATTGTTGAGTAGCTCTGTAGAGAGCAGCACAAAAGCTCTGAGCAGGAATCCTGGGGGAGGTGGCGGGATCCTCATCTTGTTTGCTCTTTCTCCACTTTAATCAATATCAAAGTATGAAATTGACTGAATTACCCAGCTGTCTAGACACCTAGCCCTTTTTGCTTCTGGCTTTATTACTGGAGGAGAGGAGTGGGAAGACATGTGACTTAACAACAATTAAGATAAGAGTGGAAAAATGGAATAGTTGGCAGAGAAAATAGTGGAATGTCCTTGTATTAAGTGCATCATCTCAGTGGTTTCAGCCCCTGCAGCATAGAATTTGCCATAGGTTATCTTTATGCCTCTGACACAGCTGCATTTGGTCGTCTGCCAAGATCTGTAGAGCAGAACCAATAATCCATTCTGCAAATAGCTGCATGGTGGGGAGACGTCTTCCTGTGTCTAAACCCAAGTCCATGTCACCGTCTGTCCCTTTGCAGCTTGTTTTAGACTCCCAGAAGCGTGTGTTCTCCTGGGGCTTTGGTGGGTACGGGCGGCTGGGCCATGCCGAGCAGAAGGACGAGATGGTGCCACGGCTGGTCAAGCTCTTTGACTTCCCGGGCCGTGGGGCGGCTCAGATCTATGCCGGCTACACCTGCTCCTTTGCTGTCAGCGAAACAGGTCAGTTGCCCCGTCTTTCTTTGCAGATGGGTCTTGGCGCAAAGCCATCTTTCCGCACAAAGTCTGTCTTGTGAGAGCCACGCTCCAACAGACGGCCTTTGTCTCCATTCAGGGAGAGCTCACTTGTGAATCTTCCGAGTATCTTTAAAATAAACCCTGGAGTGATCGACCAGCATGTGTTACGTCATCTCTGCAGATCCCCTTCATAGCGTCCGTGCATGTGCGTTTCAAACGGATTTCTGTGTCCGAGAATATCTCAGAGCCTGATGGTGGTTTGTTTGCTCTGTTTTCCAGGTGGTCTGTTTTTCTGGGGAGCCACAAACACCTCCCGTGAGTCAACCATGTACCCCAAAGCTGTGCAGGACCTCTGTGGCTGGAAAATCCGCAGCTTGGCCTGTGGGTAAGTGACTGCTCCTGCCCCCAGAACTGGAGAGGGGGGAACCGTTGCCCACAGCTTGCCTGAATGACGTCGTAGAAGCAGTGCTGTTAGCTGGCAGATCCAAGTACAGAAGGGAGTGATAATAAGAGCAGTGAATCTGGCTCCATGAAAGGGCTCCTACTGACTAGTTATATTTACATACGCCGAGATCTGATTAGATTATCCAGGCCTTGGGTCCAGCTCTGCTTGGTGGATCCAGGCAGCGGTGGtgagtttgtttgctttttgacccGGTGGTAGGGGGAAAGTTGCTGGATACATTGGGTGGGTGTTCTTAATAGCACTAGAGAAGGAAGGGAGGTCTGAGGCCTGGTTAAAGCAAGGGCGGAGGGAATGGCCCATGATAAATGACTGTCTGGGTGCAAGTCTCTCCTACTAGAAAGGTTTGTTCTTTGTCGTGTGCTGGGAGGGAGCAAACATCTCTATTTAGATTCATGACGGAGGGCGGAGAACCCATCATGGGATGTCTGACCTTCCAGTTCCGCTGTGGGGTTGGAGTGATGGGTTTTGTGTGGGGTTGCGTGATTTGCTGCAGTCAGCTGGGCATGGGGGAGAAACTGTCAGATCTTTAaaagagaccaggtgggtgaggtagtgtcTTTTATTGAGCCatcttctgttggggagagagaccagCTGTGGAGCTTACccagagcttgtctctctcaccaacaagaAGTTGGCTCTATAAAGATATGAGCTCCTTACCTGGTCTTTCTAATGTCCGGACCTCCA
Protein-coding regions in this window:
- the RCC2 gene encoding protein RCC2 isoform X1, with product MPRRKAPVWEASSGNGTARSAGRKRPGPGPRKRGRPERGAGGGEGSSSGGGSSDEDGPRELLLAAAELDGTPGGKRAARPGPGGGRAGGQAVIISEPEHSKERIKLEGSKCKGQLLIFGATNWDLIGRKEVPKQQVAYRNLGQNLWGPHRYGCLSGIQVRSVVSGPCAAHSLLITTEGRLWSWGRNEKGQLGHGDTKRVEAPKLIEVLSNEVIASAACGRNHTLALTESGSVFAFGENKMGQLGLGNQTDAVPSPTQIMYNGQPITKMACGAEFSMIMDCKGNLYSFGCPEYGQLGHNSDGKFIARAQRIEYDCELVPRRVAIFIEKTKDGQILPVPNVVVRDVACGANHTLVLDSQKRVFSWGFGGYGRLGHAEQKDEMVPRLVKLFDFPGRGAAQIYAGYTCSFAVSETGGLFFWGATNTSRESTMYPKAVQDLCGWKIRSLACGKSSIIVAADESTISWGPSPTFGELGYGDHKPKSSTAAQEVKTLDGIYPEQVAMGYAHSLVIARDESEVEKEKLKKLPEYNPRTL
- the RCC2 gene encoding protein RCC2 isoform X2, with the protein product MPRRKAPVWEASSGNGTARSAGRKRPGPGPRKRGRPERGAGGGEGSSSGGGSSDEDGPRELLLAAAELDGTPGGKRAARPGPGGGRAGGQAVIISEPEHSKERIKLEGSKCKGQLLIFGATNWDLIGRKEVPKQQVAYRNLGQNLWGPHRYGCLSGIQVRSVVSGPCAAHSLLITTEGRLWSWGRNEKGQLGHGDTKRVEAPKLIEVLSNEVIASAACGRNHTLALTESGSVFAFGENKMGQLGLGNQTDAVPSPTQIMYNGQPITKMACGAEFSMIMDCKGNLYSFGCPEYGQLGHNSDGKFIARAQRIEYDCELVPRRVAIFIEKTKDGQILPVPNVVVRDVACGANHTLVLDSQKRVFSWGFGGYGRLGHAEQKDEMVPRLVKLFDFPGRGAAQIYAGYTCSFAVSETGGLFFWGATNTSRESTMYPKAVQDLCGWKIRSLACGAMETINPNPLLQPKR